In Oceanispirochaeta sp., the following proteins share a genomic window:
- a CDS encoding FecR domain-containing protein, giving the protein MKKLFDLMMIFSLSVPVFADVVISRTSGLVEVMKSGSTAWVKAEEGSLLSQNSRISTGFNSTATLLINDASEVTVKALTRIKVEEISGNGSSGDQNTRLFMGAGRINASVKKNESSIHDFRVRTPVSTA; this is encoded by the coding sequence ATGAAAAAATTATTTGATTTAATGATGATCTTCTCCCTGAGCGTTCCCGTCTTTGCTGATGTTGTGATCAGCAGGACTTCCGGTCTTGTGGAAGTGATGAAAAGCGGCTCTACTGCCTGGGTGAAGGCCGAAGAAGGAAGCCTTCTGTCTCAGAACAGCCGGATCTCCACAGGATTCAACTCCACGGCCACACTGCTGATCAACGATGCCAGCGAGGTAACGGTGAAGGCCCTGACCCGGATCAAGGTTGAAGAAATCAGCGGCAACGGCAGCTCGGGCGACCAGAACACCAGGCTCTTTATGGGAGCCGGACGCATCAATGCCAGCGTGAAAAAGAATGAATCCAGCATCCACGATTTTAGAGTCCGGACTCCTGTGAGCACCGC